One Electrophorus electricus isolate fEleEle1 chromosome 10, fEleEle1.pri, whole genome shotgun sequence genomic region harbors:
- the enkur gene encoding enkurin yields MSSTIFPPESIYNLIPKEEERSVVAPRYMSKFREQVKQEKKLTKSCNKTMGPPKVDVPSPEKYLLKHSKEKKLPEKKAFSYGDASQPRKPRVPTQTEAPLMGIHTKKSFVKTNAIGNIMAVPCKPQPAYADTAHGDRHLLEDSGLVPKYIRKKDYGRTPEYLEQRREEVRRAQEQYDNYVKERLKDGAMKQLSKDEHQSILHGLKKNWGELNQQYQGLSVVTDTVSKKQKKAWLESEMKQLEKDIDLMERYQTIYIANT; encoded by the exons ATGTCGAGTACTATCTTCCCGCCAGAGAGCATATATAATCTTATCCCAAAAGAAGAGGAGCGGAGTGTGGTGGCGCCGAG GTACATGTCAAAGTTTAGAGAACAGGTAAAGCAGGAGAAAAAACTGACCAAGTCCTGCAACAAGACTATGGGACCACCAAAAGTAGACGTGCCTTCTCCAGAGAAATACTTGCTAAAGCACTCCAAGGAGAAGAAACTTCCGGAGA AGAAGGCCTTCTCATACGGAGATGCCAGTCAGCCTCGGAAGCCGCGTGTTCCGACTCAAACTGAAGCCCCGCTTATGGGCATCCACACCAAGAAGAGCTTTGTGAAGACCAATGCAATTGGCAACATCATGGCCGTGCCATGCAAGCCACAGCCTGCTTATGCAGACACCGCACACGGAGACAGGCATCTGCTGGAGGACTCAGGCCTGGTCCCCAAGTACATCAGAAAAAAG GACTATGGTCGAACCCCAGAGTACCTGGAGCAGCGTcgggaggaggtgaggagagctCAGGAGCAGTACGATAACTACGTGAAGGAGCGCCTTAAGGACGGAGCTATGAAGCAGCTCTCCAAAGACGAGCACCAGAGCATCTTGCAT GGACTAAAGAAGAACTGGGGTGAGTTAAACCAACAGTACCAGGGGCTTTCTGTCGTCACGGACACAGTCtcgaagaagcagaagaaggcATGGCTAGAGTCCGAGATGAAACAGCTGGAGAAGGACATTGACCTGATGGAACGCTACCAGACCATCTACATCGCCAACACCTGA
- the LOC113589292 gene encoding threonine synthase-like 1 yields MAGRVFRRLVATIERLRYNHLLLPHDGSPSYFLTARLCTKNFHSQERNILLMGPPGSGKTSVGQILSHKLGMPVIDVDDDVLERAWGMPVADKLAEVGGERFLEEEGQVVCNLSASGCVISLTGSNPLHADAMRHLKSSGLVVYLDVDADDIIERLSRMKVNRIVGQGDGMSMRDILHYRKQFYEKWADTRVLCGRGDSVQEVAEKALRVLARYQDSESETYTSTRGQLLRENGSAMDPKFFSDVVVEGLAPNGGLYVPSKGFTKLEPSEWQRLVSMSYPERALAILEKCIHPLDVSPSELRSMVNWAYERNFARGSVAPVKHLTGDQYVLELFHGPTASFKDLALQLMPHLFAHCLPRTCNYLIMVATSGDTGSAVLSGFGNLRDADRERVGVLVFFPEQGVSLAQRQQMTGFKECNARAIGVLSDFDFCQWSIKRMLEDPRLAGHLAVEYGTVLSTANSINWARLLPQVVYHASAYLDLLGDGVLAFGDPIDVCIPTGNFGNAMSAVYAKQMGIPIRHVICASNQNCVVSDFISTGQYDIRGRKVTVSSSPAIDILKSSNLERLIHHVSCGDGGLVRDLFVRFENNRVFTVSDFLLQRIQQEVQASWCTEEDCLAAVWEVHAKTSYIMDPHTAVAKVVADRLHDGSCPLVLCSTAHHGKFAPAVLNALRCPHIPSDPLEQLHTLSTIGGGAQMHEALLKCLRESGRHPHTVCKADFGVLTDEVESMIQDSFLKVK; encoded by the coding sequence ATGGCTGGTAGAGTCTTCCGTCGTTTGGTAGCAACAATTGAAAGGCTGAGGTACAATCACCTGTTACTCCCTCACGATGGGTCTCCTTCATATTTCCTCACAGCACGGCTGTGTACTAAGAACTTTCATTCCCAGGAGAGAAACATTCTTCTCATGGGTCCTCCGGGGTCAGGGAAGACTTCTGTGGGTCAGATTTTGTCTCACAAGCTTGGCATGCCTGTTATTGACGTAGACGACGATGTTCTGGAGAGGGCGTGGGGAATGCCAGTGGCAGATAAGCTGGCTGAAGTCGGAGGAGAGCGTTTCCTCGAGGAAGAGGGTCAGGTTGTGTGCAACCTGTCAGCCTCGGGCTGCGTGATTTCACTGACGGGCTCCAATCCGCTTCACGCGGACGCCATGCGACACCTCAAAAGCTCTGGACTCGTCGTGTACCTGGACGTGGATGCTGATGACATCATAGAGAGGCTTTCCAGAATGAAAGTGAATAGGATTGTGGGTCAGGGTGATGGCATGTCTATGAGAGACATACTGCACTACAGAAAGCAATTTTATGAGAAATGGGCAGACACACGAGTGCTTTGtgggagaggagacagtgttCAGGAGGTAGCAGAGAAAGCCCTCCGCGTTCTGGCTAGATATCAGGACTCCGAATCGGAGACGTACACTTCCACCCGCGGCCAGCTTCTCAGGGAAAATGGATCTGCCATGGACCCAAAGTTCTTCAGTGACGTTGTGGTGGAAGGACTTGCTCCAAATGGGGGACTTTATGTGCCAAGTAAGGGCTTCACAAAACTGGAGCCTTCAGAATGGCAGAGACTAGTCAGCATGTCTTATCCTGAGAGAGCTTTAGCCATACTCGAAAAATGCATTCATCCACTGGATGTCTCTCCGTCAGAACTTCGCTCGATGGTTAATTGGGCCTACGAGAGGAATTTTGCCAGGGGATCAGTCGCACCTGTTAAGCACCTGACTGGGGATCAGTACGTGCTGGAGCTGTTCCATGGCCCCACTGCCTCGTTTAAAGACCTCGCCCTGCAGTTAATGCCTCATCTCTTTGCTCACTGCCTCCCGCGGACGTGCAACTATCTGATAATGGTGGCCACGTCCGGAGACACCGGCAGTGCCGTTCTTAGCGGCTTCGGTAACCTCCGGGACGCGGACAGGGAGCGTGTGGGCGTGCTGGTGTTTTTCCCTGAGCAAGGCGTGAGCCTTGCGCAGAGGCAGCAGATGACCGGGTTTAAAGAGTGCAACGCCAGAGCCATCGGTGTCCTGTCTGACTTCGACTTCTGCCAGTGGAGCATTAAGAGAATGCTGGAGGATCCGAGGCTGGCAGGCCACCTGGCCGTGGAGTACGGCACCGTGCTCAGCACCGCCAACTCCATCAATTGGGCGCGGCTTCTTCCACAGGTGGTCTACCATGCCTCGGCGTACCTGGACCTGCTCGGAGACGGAGTGCTTGCGTTTGGAGACCCCATCGACGTGTGCATCCCAACTGGGAACTTTGGCAATGCCATGTCGGCCGTTTATGCCAAACAGATGGGCATCCCAATAAGGCATGTGATCTGCGCGTCCAATCAGAACTGTGTAGTTTCTGACTTCATCTCTACAGGACAGTACGATATCCGCGGCAGGAAGGTCACTGTGTCGAGTTCTCCTGCCATTGACATTCTTAAATCCTCAAATCTTGAGAGGTTAATACATCACGTCTCTTGTGGGGACGGCGGTCTTGTCCGAGACTTGTTTGTGAGGTTCGAGAACAACCGAGTGTTTACTGTGTCTGATTTTTTACTGCAGAGAATTCAGCAGGAAGTCCAAGCCAGCTGGTGTACAGAGGAAGACTGTCTGGCTGCTGTTTGGGAAGTGCACGCTAAAACAAGTTACATAATGGACCCGCACACCGCTGTGGCCAAAGTGGTGGCAGATCGTCTGCACGATGGGTCGTGTCCTCTTGTGCTTTGCTCCACTGCACACCATGGCAAATTTGCCCCAGCTGTGCTGAATGCCCTGCGCTGCCCACACATTCCCAGTGACCCCCTAGAGCAGCTACATACACTGAGTACTATTGGGGGAGGAGCCCAAATGCATGAAGCTCTGCTGAAGTGCCTGAGAGAGAGTGGGCGACACCCACATACGGTGTGCAAGGCCGATTTTGGTGTGCTGACGGATGAAGTCGAATCTATGATACAAGACTCATTTCTGAAAGTCAAATAG